In Sphingobacterium zeae, one genomic interval encodes:
- the guaA gene encoding glutamine-hydrolyzing GMP synthase has product MPEKIIILDFGSQYTQLIARRVRELNVYCEIHPFNKLPDFDDTVKGVIFSGSPYSVRQEDAPQIDFVAIQDRFPLLGVCYGAQYIAQKSGGEVLPSEIREYGRANLQFVNSENELLAGIPTQSQVWMSHGDTIKEVPANFEIIASTDKVRVAAYQVKGSRTYGIQFHPEVTHSTDGAIVLKNFVVNICGCAQEWTPDAFVETTVSSLKEQLGDDHVIMALSGGVDSTVAAVLLHQAIGKKLHCIFVDHGLLRKDEYEQVLDSYKNMGLNIKGINAKDLFYGRLAGVSEPEEKRKIIGNSFIDVFDEAAKEIQKELPEGIEAKWLGQGTIYPDIIESVSVKGPSATIKSHHNVGGLPDFMKLKVVEPLKTLFKDEVRRVGKALEVDQSILGRHPFPGPGLAIRILGDITPERVRIVQEADAIFINNLKESGWYDKVWQAGTIFLPVRSVGVMGDERTYEHVVSLRAVGSLDGMTADWIHLPYDLLAKISNEIINHVKGINRVVYDISSKPPATIEWE; this is encoded by the coding sequence ATGCCAGAAAAAATTATAATTCTAGACTTCGGGTCTCAATACACACAGTTGATCGCAAGACGTGTCAGAGAGCTAAATGTGTATTGTGAGATACACCCGTTCAATAAATTGCCAGATTTTGACGACACCGTAAAAGGTGTTATCTTTTCGGGCAGCCCTTATTCTGTTAGACAAGAAGATGCGCCACAAATTGATTTTGTCGCTATTCAGGATCGTTTCCCACTCTTAGGCGTATGTTACGGAGCCCAATACATTGCTCAAAAATCAGGCGGTGAAGTGTTACCTTCTGAAATTCGTGAATATGGTCGTGCAAATCTGCAGTTTGTCAATAGTGAGAATGAATTATTGGCAGGCATACCCACGCAGTCACAGGTATGGATGTCTCATGGCGATACCATTAAAGAAGTACCTGCAAATTTTGAAATTATAGCGAGTACAGATAAAGTTCGCGTAGCAGCGTATCAAGTGAAAGGTTCCCGTACCTACGGTATACAATTTCATCCAGAAGTAACCCATAGTACAGACGGTGCTATCGTATTAAAAAACTTTGTTGTCAATATCTGTGGTTGTGCACAGGAATGGACACCAGACGCTTTTGTAGAAACAACAGTATCTTCTTTGAAAGAGCAACTAGGTGATGATCATGTTATTATGGCTTTATCTGGCGGGGTAGATTCGACAGTTGCAGCGGTGTTATTGCATCAGGCAATCGGAAAGAAACTCCATTGTATCTTTGTGGATCATGGTTTGCTTCGTAAGGACGAATATGAGCAAGTATTGGATTCTTACAAAAATATGGGCTTAAATATCAAAGGAATCAATGCGAAAGATTTATTTTATGGTCGATTAGCTGGAGTTTCCGAGCCAGAAGAAAAACGCAAGATCATTGGTAATTCGTTTATTGATGTCTTCGATGAAGCAGCAAAAGAGATTCAAAAGGAATTGCCTGAAGGCATTGAAGCGAAGTGGTTAGGGCAAGGGACAATTTACCCTGATATCATCGAATCAGTTTCAGTGAAAGGGCCTTCGGCGACTATCAAATCACACCATAACGTTGGAGGCTTACCTGATTTTATGAAGCTGAAAGTTGTGGAACCACTTAAAACGTTGTTTAAAGATGAAGTCAGAAGAGTAGGGAAAGCGCTGGAAGTTGATCAGTCAATTTTGGGCAGGCATCCATTTCCTGGTCCGGGCTTGGCAATTCGTATTTTGGGTGATATTACACCCGAGCGTGTACGTATTGTGCAAGAGGCTGATGCGATCTTCATCAATAATCTGAAAGAATCCGGTTGGTATGACAAAGTATGGCAGGCAGGCACAATTTTCTTACCCGTCCGTTCAGTAGGCGTAATGGGTGATGAGCGCACTTACGAGCACGTCGTTAGTTTGCGCGCGGTGGGTTCGCTAGATGGAATGACTGCGGATTGGATACATTTACCATATGATCTGTTGGCAAAGATTTCAAATGAAATTATCAACCATGTGAAAGGAATAAACAGAGTTGTGTATGATATCAGTTCAAAACCACCCGCTACAATTGAGTGGGAATAA